CATTCATCTGGAGTGATATAGAGCCTATCGGGTGGTAAAATAGGGCGATCCATATCACTTTGTGCAATATGATAAAAACGATTGATGTCATGCCACCAGGTTGTAACGGCTGAAAAAGCGTTTTCTAACGAAACAATGTGTGCTCTTTGTCCAATGTAGTCGAACAATGTTGCTGTTTTTTCAAAAAAAAGTGGCAGGTAATATTCAATCCCTGCCGGCCAAATCCCTTTAGCAACATTTTGATATAACCGGTCATTTTGATGGTGGGATCCCAAAGTAGCCAAATAACGCTCGCCAAAATAGTGAATGGCTAAGGCATCGGTTGGATATTCTTTTGCTGGCAATAAATGCAATTTTTCAACATGTGTAATGGTTTTTTGCGTATCGGGATCAAAGGGACATAGCGTTTCGATTTGGTCATCGAATAGATCAATGCGATAAGGTAAGTCTGCGCCGATAGGATAAAGATCAATGATACCACCCCGTTTGGCAAATTCACCGTGCGCTACAACTTGACTGACTTGATGATAACCCGATGCTACTAAATCTTGACAGAGCCTCGACATGTGTAGCGTTTGACCAACTTCTAAAAAAAAGGTACGCCCCATCAAATAATCAAGTGGTAAAAGGCGCATTAAAGCCGTATTCACAGTTAATACAATAATTTTAATCAAACGTTGGCGCACTTGCCAAAGTGTCATTAAACGCGTCGAAATTAAATCAATATGTGCTGAAAAATGGTCATAAGGTAAGGTTTCCCAGTCTGGAAAATAAGCAATCGGTATATCGGGTACAAAATAGGCGATTTCTTTAACCAAACGCTTGGCTGTTCGCGCGTTTTTGGTTAATACCACTAATAATTGGTCAGCGGATGCTAAGCGTGCAATAGTTAAGCTATCGCTTGCCACTTTCAGGATTTTTTGATGTTTTGAGCGACGAAAAGGTTGTTCCGACATAGTCTAAGTTAAGAATGAATAATCCGTTTATATTGTAAGGGCTATACCAATTAAAACATCGTCAGTGCAGTAAAAATAGTGTAAGTTCTATTCGCTGACATCATGAATGAACCACCATTGAAAGGGATTTGATTTGGACAATACGAAACTTATTTATGGTTTTCACGCAATCAATTTACATTTGCAGCATCATCCCGATGACATCCAAATGTTGTGGATCAAAGAAAACCGTTGTGATAAGCGCGTTCAGCAGCTTTCAGATCGCGCTTTGCAATATAAAATAGCGATTCAGATCGCACCAACTGCAACATTAGATGCCCTAACCCATCATGCTCATCACCAAGGCGTGGTAGCAAAAGTATTGCATCGTCACTTAGCGTTGAGTTTGGATGAAATGTTATCTGATCTTCACGATGAAGCTTTACTAGTTGTTTTAGATGGCGTTACGGATCCACATAATCTCGGCGCTTGTCTACGTGTTGCCGACGCAATGGGCGTTGATGCCATTATTGCCCCAAAAGATCGTTCCGCCAAAATCACAGCTGCCGTGGCAAAAGTAGCTTGTGGTGCTGCCGAATCAGTACCTTACATTCTTGTAACGAATCTAGCGCGCACCTTGCAAGCTCTCAAAAAGCAAAACTTTAAAGTTGTTGGTTTATCAGAGGAAGGATCTTTGCCTTTATTTCAATGCGATGCTCGTTCATCCATTGCATGGGTATTGGGTGCAGAAGGAACAGGACTGCGCCAATTAACCAAAAGATACTGCGACGAATTCGTTCGCTTACCCATGTTGGGTATTGTCGAGAGCCTGAATGTTTCAGTATGTGCAGGTATTGTATTGGCTGAATCACGCCGTCAGCGCGAATATACCAAGCCAGTATCTAAAAAATAATGCATCCTAATTGCTAGGTCTATTGATAAGTAATTGAAGTAATAGGTAGTTTTTAATCAAAGTACCATATTGGCAGAATCCGTATTTTGCTATAGAATTACCAGCCTGAAAGAACCTTGGCTCTTTTAACGCAGAAAAGAGCTAATTTAGCCAAAAGGAATCCTCATGCGCTATTATGAAATCGTATTGATTGTTCATCCTGATCGGTCAGAACAAATCCCGAATATGCTCAAACGCTATCAAGGACTGATCACTGAAAAAAACGGCATCGTTCATCGCTTGGAAGACTGGGGGCGTCGTCCGCTTGCTTATCCAATCCGTAAAATACATAAGGGTCACTACATTCTGATGAACATCGCTTGTGTCGCTGATATCTTGTCAGAATTGGAACATACTTTTAAATTCAATGATGCCATTCTCAGACATCTGATTATTAAAACGAAGCAAGCTATTACCGAACCTTCGGTGATGTTTAATGGTTCTGAAAAAGTTAAAAACTTGCTCGCTCCGGAAGAGAAAATGGCGCATACGCAAACAACTGATGCGGTTGATGAAAACCTTGCTAAGGATGATGACGTATCACTTCAAACCCCTCAATCTGAACACTTAACAGCAACTGAAGAAAACAATACTAAAGGGATTGATGCATAATTTTTTACGATTATCGGGTAGCATTACACAAGAAGAACCATTGCGTTATACCCCAGCTGGTGTTGCAATTTTGCAAGTGTGGCTAACGCATCATTCTGAGCAGCAACAAGCAGGAGGAACAAGAAAAACAGATTGCGTTATCCAAGCTGTTTTAACTGGGCAAGACGCTAAAAAATTTACAGGACAACTCATTGACAAGCAGATTGAGGCAGAAGGATTCTTAGCAAAACGCAGCTTTCTGAACCCAAGACTTGTTTTTCATATTCAACAATTTAAATTGATTTAGGGTACTGATGATATGGCTCAACCACTATTCAAACGTAAACGGTTTTGTCGTTTTACAGCGGAAGGTATTAAATCGGTTGATTACAAAGCAATTGATCTTTTAAAAGATTTCATTGCAGAAAATGGCAAAATTATTCCATCTCGGATTACGGGCACTAAAGCATACTATCAACGTCAACTGTCGACCGCTATTAAAAGAGCGCGTTTTTTAGCGCTTTTGCCCTATACCGATCAACATAAACAATAGGGTCCATGTCATGCAAATTATCTTAATGGAAGACATTGCTAGGCTCGGTCGTTTAGGAGATATTGTTAAAGTCAAAGATGGCTTTGCGCGAAACTTTTTGATCCCACAAAAAAAAGCGAAGCGTGTGACCGAAGCCAATCTTGCTGAATTTAAAGCGCGACGCGATGAACTTGAGAAACAACAAGCAGCCATATTGGAAGCAGCAAAAGTTCATTTTGAAAAACTCCATGGCGCCGTATTAAGTTTGCCTCAAAAAGCTGGCGTAGAGGGTAAATTATTCGGTTCTGTTACCGCCAGCGATATTGCTAAGGCGGTGAGCACTTATGGTGTACCCGTTTTAAAAGAGGCTGTCAAACTACCTCATGGTGCTATCAAAATGCTTGGGGAATATACAGCAAAAATTACGCTGCATCATGAGGTCATCGCCGATATTACCTTGCGTGTTATAGCCGAAAGCTAGCAAAATAAGTGACGTGCGCTAATCCCCTGCTTTGCATAGCGACGAGTGGCGAAGTGTTAAGTGTCCTTTTTCTAATTGATAGATGCGCTGCATCCGCTTTGCTAACTGCTTATCATGCGTCGCCACAATAATGCTTGTATTGGTTCGCTCGTTTAACGATAACAGTAAATCAATGATGTGTCTTGCATTGTCGTAATCTAAATTACCCGTTGGTTCATCTGCTAATATGCAAAGTGGTTCGGTAACCATGGCTCGCGCAATCGCAACGCGTTGGCGCTCACCTCCTGATAGAGCGCTGGGTTTATGTTGTATTCGATGCTGTAAACCAACTTTTTCCAATATAGCATGGGCTCGTGTTTCGGCTTCTTGCCATGTTATTCTTCTAATTAATAATGGCATGGCTGTATTTTCTAAAGCTGTCAATTCAGGCAATAAGTGATGAAACTGATAAATGAATCCCAACATGCGATTACGTAAATAACCTATTGCTTTTTCTGAAAGCGTTGATAAAGCTGTCTGATCAACCCACACTTCCCCGCAGCTTGGCCGATCTAACCCACCTAATAAGTGCAATAATGTACTTTTTCCAGAGCCAGAAGGCCCTGTGATCGCTACACATTCACCCGATGCGACGGATAATGCAACCTTGGCAAAAACTTCGACATAGGTGGCACCACGGCCATAATTTTTGCTAAGGTTACTGCAATGTAAAACGGTTTTATTCATAACGTAAAGCTTCAGAAGGCTGAGTATGTGCTGCACTTAAACTCGGATAAAGTGTTGCCAAAAAGGTTAATGTTAGCGATAGCGTAAGAATCACGGCAATATCGCTTAACTGAATTTGGCAAGGCAGATAATTTATTAAATAAATATCACCTTGGATAAGTTTGGTACCTGATATCCATTCAATCCATTGCCCAATTTTGCCAATA
This genomic stretch from Neisseriales bacterium harbors:
- the rlmB gene encoding 23S rRNA (guanosine(2251)-2'-O)-methyltransferase RlmB — translated: MDNTKLIYGFHAINLHLQHHPDDIQMLWIKENRCDKRVQQLSDRALQYKIAIQIAPTATLDALTHHAHHQGVVAKVLHRHLALSLDEMLSDLHDEALLVVLDGVTDPHNLGACLRVADAMGVDAIIAPKDRSAKITAAVAKVACGAAESVPYILVTNLARTLQALKKQNFKVVGLSEEGSLPLFQCDARSSIAWVLGAEGTGLRQLTKRYCDEFVRLPMLGIVESLNVSVCAGIVLAESRRQREYTKPVSKK
- the lolD gene encoding lipoprotein-releasing ABC transporter ATP-binding protein LolD, with the protein product MNKTVLHCSNLSKNYGRGATYVEVFAKVALSVASGECVAITGPSGSGKSTLLHLLGGLDRPSCGEVWVDQTALSTLSEKAIGYLRNRMLGFIYQFHHLLPELTALENTAMPLLIRRITWQEAETRAHAILEKVGLQHRIQHKPSALSGGERQRVAIARAMVTEPLCILADEPTGNLDYDNARHIIDLLLSLNERTNTSIIVATHDKQLAKRMQRIYQLEKGHLTLRHSSLCKAGD
- a CDS encoding 30S ribosomal protein S18 encodes the protein MAQPLFKRKRFCRFTAEGIKSVDYKAIDLLKDFIAENGKIIPSRITGTKAYYQRQLSTAIKRARFLALLPYTDQHKQ
- the rpsF gene encoding 30S ribosomal protein S6; translation: MRYYEIVLIVHPDRSEQIPNMLKRYQGLITEKNGIVHRLEDWGRRPLAYPIRKIHKGHYILMNIACVADILSELEHTFKFNDAILRHLIIKTKQAITEPSVMFNGSEKVKNLLAPEEKMAHTQTTDAVDENLAKDDDVSLQTPQSEHLTATEENNTKGIDA
- the rplI gene encoding 50S ribosomal protein L9, whose translation is MQIILMEDIARLGRLGDIVKVKDGFARNFLIPQKKAKRVTEANLAEFKARRDELEKQQAAILEAAKVHFEKLHGAVLSLPQKAGVEGKLFGSVTASDIAKAVSTYGVPVLKEAVKLPHGAIKMLGEYTAKITLHHEVIADITLRVIAES
- the priB gene encoding primosomal replication protein N gives rise to the protein MHNFLRLSGSITQEEPLRYTPAGVAILQVWLTHHSEQQQAGGTRKTDCVIQAVLTGQDAKKFTGQLIDKQIEAEGFLAKRSFLNPRLVFHIQQFKLI